In one Saccharibacillus brassicae genomic region, the following are encoded:
- a CDS encoding PTS mannitol transporter subunit IICBA — protein MSSVSTPAKSGGARQGVQKFGRFLSAMVMPNIGAFIAWGLLTALFIPAGYFPNENINSMIGPMIQYLLPLLIAYSGGKMMADHRGGVIAAIATMGVIVGAGDVKMFIGAMIMGPLAGWLIKQFDRFMEGKIPAGFEMLINNFSLGIFGAILAIGGYYGIGPLVGAFTNILESGVQTIVNWGILPLVSIFVEPGKILFLNNAINHGIFTPLGLEESQRLGKSVFFLIESNPGPGLGVLLAYWVFAKGSIKSSAPGAVIIHFLGGIHEIYFPYVLMRPILILSVILGGMAGVFTFGLFDAGLVSAAAPGSIFALMAVAPKGGHLAVLAGVAAATIVSFLLSAIFLRNYKADDEDLAKAREASKSMKSTNSATAGAGTTVRVNGKVEKIVFACDAGMGSSAMGATSFRKKVKAAGLPINVTNTAIENIPGDADIVVTQQNLTDRAKAKAPNAHHVSIDNFINNPVYDDLIEELKASQAGGSPAERNTTATTADAQWDIDNALDKAAPGAGSAVVHSDILRKENIRLGLPSVSKEEAIREAGRLLSASGYVKPGYVDAMIEREGVASTYIGNGVAIPHGVGTAKNEIDNSGIVVLQYPNGVEFEAGTAYLVIGIAGARGEHLKILTKIAEAIEDESTVHRLAQTKDVNDIYNTLSVQPE, from the coding sequence ATGAGCAGCGTATCGACGCCTGCAAAATCGGGCGGAGCCAGACAGGGCGTTCAAAAATTCGGACGTTTCCTGAGCGCGATGGTCATGCCGAACATCGGCGCATTTATCGCCTGGGGCCTTCTGACTGCACTGTTTATTCCGGCCGGTTACTTCCCGAACGAAAACATCAATTCCATGATCGGTCCGATGATTCAGTATCTGCTTCCGCTCCTGATCGCTTATAGCGGCGGTAAAATGATGGCCGATCATCGCGGCGGCGTTATCGCCGCTATCGCGACCATGGGCGTGATCGTCGGTGCCGGCGACGTCAAAATGTTTATTGGCGCCATGATTATGGGTCCGCTTGCCGGATGGCTGATCAAACAGTTCGACCGCTTCATGGAGGGCAAGATACCAGCCGGTTTCGAAATGCTGATCAATAACTTCTCGCTCGGTATTTTCGGTGCTATTCTTGCCATCGGCGGCTATTACGGTATCGGACCGCTGGTCGGCGCATTCACCAACATCCTGGAATCCGGCGTACAAACGATTGTAAACTGGGGCATTTTGCCGCTCGTTTCGATCTTCGTTGAGCCCGGCAAAATTCTGTTCCTCAACAACGCGATCAACCACGGTATCTTTACACCGCTGGGCTTGGAAGAATCCCAACGCCTCGGCAAATCGGTCTTCTTCCTGATCGAGTCCAATCCGGGTCCGGGTCTCGGCGTCCTGCTCGCTTACTGGGTATTCGCCAAAGGTTCGATTAAAAGTTCCGCTCCCGGCGCTGTCATCATTCACTTCCTGGGCGGTATCCATGAAATTTACTTCCCGTACGTCCTGATGAGACCTATCCTGATACTGTCGGTTATTCTGGGCGGTATGGCTGGCGTATTCACTTTTGGCCTGTTCGATGCCGGTCTTGTATCCGCAGCCGCGCCAGGCAGTATCTTTGCCCTGATGGCCGTAGCACCTAAAGGCGGGCACCTTGCCGTACTTGCAGGTGTAGCTGCAGCTACAATTGTATCGTTCCTGTTGTCTGCCATCTTCCTGCGCAACTACAAAGCAGACGACGAAGATTTGGCAAAAGCGCGCGAAGCATCGAAATCGATGAAGAGCACGAATTCCGCGACTGCCGGTGCAGGCACAACGGTACGCGTAAACGGTAAAGTCGAAAAAATCGTCTTCGCCTGCGACGCTGGCATGGGTTCGAGCGCAATGGGCGCCACTTCTTTCCGCAAAAAAGTCAAAGCAGCGGGTCTGCCGATCAACGTGACGAACACCGCGATCGAAAACATCCCCGGAGATGCCGACATCGTCGTGACGCAGCAGAATCTGACCGACCGCGCCAAAGCGAAAGCTCCGAACGCGCATCACGTTTCGATCGACAACTTTATCAACAATCCGGTCTATGACGACCTGATCGAAGAACTGAAAGCTTCCCAGGCAGGCGGATCGCCGGCCGAGCGCAACACGACCGCAACGACGGCCGACGCGCAGTGGGATATCGACAACGCGCTGGACAAAGCGGCGCCGGGCGCCGGTTCCGCAGTCGTGCACTCCGACATCCTGCGCAAAGAAAATATTCGCCTCGGCCTGCCGAGCGTCAGCAAAGAAGAAGCGATCCGCGAAGCGGGACGCCTGCTCTCCGCATCCGGTTACGTCAAGCCGGGTTACGTGGATGCCATGATCGAACGCGAAGGCGTAGCCTCGACCTACATCGGCAACGGCGTCGCGATCCCTCACGGCGTAGGCACCGCGAAGAACGAGATCGACAATTCCGGCATCGTCGTCCTGCAGTACCCGAACGGCGTCGAATTCGAAGCTGGCACGGCTTATCTCGTAATCGGTATTGCCGGAGCGCGCGGCGAGCATCTGAAGATTCTGACCAAGATCGCCGAAGCGATCGAGGACGAATCGACGGTACACCGCCTGGCGCAGACCAAAGACGTCAACGATATTTACAACACGCTGAGCGTGCAGCCGGAGTAA
- a CDS encoding mannitol-1-phosphate 5-dehydrogenase, translating into MTKKAIQFGAGNIGRGFIGALLVEAGYELVFADVNEAMINELNEKHGYTIQILDLDKREIPVTGVSGCLSNSPDMSKHIAEAEIITTAVGPNVLKFIAVNIAAGLEERSKSGSGFLNIIACENMVGASSHLKEQVYTHLSDEAKAYADEHVGFPNCSVDRIVPPFKGDNLLDVGVESFFEWIVEEPAFKGGVPTIEGMKLTDTLVAYVQRKLYTLNTGHAITAYLGYLKGLPTVDKAIEDESVRTVVRGAMEESGAALVKEHGFDAGEHAKYIDKIEKRFRNPYLNDDVSRVGREPLRKLGPNDRLSGPARMALSLDLPIDNLLTGIAAALHYNNPEDKQSVELQASIEENGLEGAIAEATGFTEDSGENAKIADAYESLKK; encoded by the coding sequence ATGACCAAAAAAGCGATTCAATTCGGAGCCGGCAATATCGGACGCGGCTTTATCGGAGCCCTGCTCGTCGAAGCCGGGTACGAGCTCGTCTTCGCCGACGTCAACGAAGCCATGATCAACGAACTGAACGAAAAGCACGGCTATACGATCCAGATCCTCGACCTCGACAAGCGCGAGATTCCGGTGACCGGCGTATCCGGCTGCCTCTCGAACAGTCCGGACATGTCCAAACATATCGCCGAAGCCGAGATCATCACGACGGCCGTCGGCCCGAACGTGCTCAAATTCATCGCCGTCAACATCGCTGCGGGCCTTGAAGAACGGTCCAAATCCGGCTCCGGCTTCTTGAATATCATCGCCTGCGAGAACATGGTCGGCGCAAGCTCGCACCTCAAAGAGCAGGTCTACACGCATTTGTCCGACGAAGCCAAAGCGTACGCGGACGAGCATGTCGGCTTCCCGAACTGCTCCGTCGACCGGATCGTGCCTCCGTTCAAAGGCGACAACCTGCTCGACGTGGGCGTGGAATCGTTCTTCGAATGGATCGTCGAAGAGCCGGCGTTCAAAGGCGGCGTGCCGACGATCGAAGGCATGAAGCTGACCGATACGCTCGTCGCTTATGTGCAGCGCAAGCTGTACACCCTGAACACGGGCCACGCGATCACCGCTTACCTGGGCTACCTCAAAGGGCTGCCTACGGTCGACAAAGCGATCGAAGACGAATCCGTCCGCACGGTCGTACGCGGCGCGATGGAAGAGAGCGGCGCGGCGCTGGTCAAAGAACACGGCTTCGATGCCGGCGAACACGCCAAATACATCGACAAGATCGAGAAACGGTTCCGCAATCCGTACCTCAACGACGATGTCAGCCGCGTCGGCCGCGAACCGCTGCGCAAGCTCGGACCGAACGACCGCCTGAGCGGCCCGGCGCGCATGGCGCTGAGCCTCGATCTGCCGATCGACAATCTGCTGACCGGCATCGCCGCAGCGCTCCATTACAACAACCCGGAAGACAAACAGTCCGTCGAACTCCAAGCTTCCATCGAGGAAAACGGCTTGGAAGGCGCAATCGCCGAAGCGACCGGCTTCACCGAAGACAGCGGCGAGAACGCGAAGATTGCGGACGCTTACGAATCGCTGAAGAAGTAA
- a CDS encoding ABC transporter substrate-binding protein, which produces MTGKSGKKLRYLLASGALALTAVLSACGGGGSGASSPDGSVTINFLHWRGEDVKALDTLIGKFETANPGIKVEMQTLPSDQYQSTAQAKLSDGSVGDVFASFPGAQFDALAKAGAFTDLSGSAFLDHFNADLIEAGQQEGKQLAVPYQLVYNDPIYNVKLFEQYGLTPPADWEGFLALCQTLKDNGIIPIAFAGADIGPGQFMNTMVMNNEPSDDIFEQVEAGEAKLTDEWWVKTLTQIKELNDKGYFQPDALGTKDAAAGALFIQEKAGMLASGSYQLAQNAAQNPELEQALLAPITVSESEAKYEGVHTSTFMLAVNSKSKHPEEAKKFLDYLSQPEAAGEYANATGQNVTVDGVSYDSPELKIAEQWTGKKTLFQPRFTIKNGDNQKTVTNSIQAVLGGSTPEEAAQEAQAVIDQNLSKS; this is translated from the coding sequence ATGACGGGAAAATCCGGGAAAAAGCTTCGTTACTTATTGGCATCCGGCGCACTCGCGCTGACGGCGGTCTTGTCCGCATGCGGAGGCGGCGGATCGGGTGCTTCGTCCCCGGACGGCAGCGTCACGATCAATTTCCTGCACTGGCGGGGCGAAGACGTGAAAGCGCTGGATACGCTGATCGGCAAGTTCGAAACGGCCAATCCGGGCATCAAGGTCGAAATGCAGACGCTGCCTTCGGATCAGTATCAATCGACGGCGCAGGCGAAACTGTCGGACGGCTCGGTCGGCGACGTGTTCGCCTCGTTCCCCGGCGCGCAGTTCGACGCTTTGGCCAAAGCCGGCGCTTTCACGGATCTGAGCGGCTCTGCTTTTCTGGACCATTTCAATGCCGACCTGATCGAAGCCGGACAGCAGGAAGGCAAGCAGCTCGCCGTGCCGTACCAGCTCGTCTACAACGATCCGATCTACAACGTCAAACTGTTCGAGCAGTACGGCCTGACGCCGCCGGCAGACTGGGAAGGCTTCCTGGCGCTGTGCCAGACGCTCAAGGATAACGGCATCATTCCGATCGCGTTCGCCGGCGCCGATATCGGTCCGGGGCAGTTCATGAACACGATGGTGATGAACAACGAACCGAGCGACGACATTTTCGAGCAAGTCGAAGCGGGCGAAGCGAAGCTGACCGACGAATGGTGGGTCAAGACGCTGACGCAGATCAAGGAACTGAACGACAAAGGCTACTTCCAGCCCGACGCGCTCGGCACGAAAGACGCCGCGGCCGGAGCGCTGTTCATTCAGGAAAAAGCGGGCATGCTCGCAAGCGGCTCGTACCAGCTCGCGCAGAACGCGGCGCAAAATCCCGAACTTGAACAGGCGCTGCTCGCGCCGATCACGGTAAGCGAGAGCGAAGCCAAGTACGAAGGCGTGCATACGAGCACGTTCATGCTGGCGGTCAACAGCAAGTCGAAGCATCCCGAGGAAGCGAAGAAATTTCTCGATTATCTGAGCCAGCCGGAAGCGGCCGGCGAATATGCCAACGCGACCGGACAGAACGTGACGGTCGACGGCGTCTCGTACGACAGTCCGGAACTGAAGATCGCCGAGCAGTGGACCGGCAAGAAGACGCTGTTCCAGCCGCGCTTCACGATCAAGAACGGCGACAACCAAAAAACCGTCACGAATTCCATTCAGGCCGTGCTTGGAGGGTCCACGCCGGAGGAAGCGGCGCAGGAAGCCCAGGCGGTCATCGATCAGAACCTGAGCAAGTCCTAG
- a CDS encoding metallophosphoesterase, producing MILSAGLLIAAWSMAFRFIFSEYAWAHWVAGIWLMFAYVMVLVLPLTNLAVLLLRLFTRMDRRKLTRSVTAVALALTLFLGAFGVFSAYSPVVLTYDVKIAKPALDGRKSMKIVMAADMHFGALSGPGHAKRLVRLINEEAPDLVLFPGDLVDDDIVQYVKQGIPEILQGIEAPVYASLGNHDRLEAGDTELIETLEGSGMTLLYDEIVSDGLPVTLIGRKDRTDPARLSVAELAEQTDPAAPLVLLDHQPYELELAAKAGIDLEVSGHTHRGQIFPANFITNRIYENDWGYLQKEGMHSIVTSGYGFWGLPMRMGTRSEITIINVSFE from the coding sequence GTGATCTTGTCGGCGGGGCTGCTGATCGCGGCCTGGTCGATGGCTTTCCGGTTCATATTCAGCGAATATGCCTGGGCGCATTGGGTGGCGGGGATCTGGCTGATGTTCGCTTACGTCATGGTGCTCGTGCTGCCGCTGACGAACCTGGCCGTCTTGCTGCTGCGCCTCTTCACGCGTATGGACCGGCGCAAGTTGACCCGTTCGGTGACGGCCGTTGCGCTGGCTTTGACGCTATTTCTGGGCGCGTTCGGCGTGTTCAGCGCCTACAGCCCGGTCGTGCTCACGTACGACGTGAAGATCGCCAAGCCGGCGCTGGACGGGCGCAAGTCGATGAAGATCGTCATGGCGGCGGACATGCACTTCGGAGCGCTGTCCGGGCCGGGGCATGCCAAGCGGCTGGTGCGCCTGATCAACGAAGAAGCGCCGGATCTGGTGCTGTTCCCGGGCGATCTCGTCGACGACGATATCGTCCAGTACGTCAAACAGGGCATTCCCGAAATTTTGCAGGGTATCGAAGCTCCCGTCTACGCCTCGCTCGGCAATCACGATCGGCTGGAAGCGGGCGATACGGAACTGATCGAGACGTTGGAAGGTAGCGGCATGACGCTGCTGTACGACGAGATCGTCTCCGACGGCCTGCCGGTCACCCTGATCGGACGCAAAGACCGTACCGACCCGGCCCGCCTGTCCGTCGCGGAGCTTGCGGAGCAGACCGATCCGGCGGCGCCGCTCGTGCTGCTGGACCATCAGCCGTACGAGCTGGAGCTGGCAGCCAAAGCCGGCATCGACCTGGAAGTTTCCGGCCATACGCATCGCGGCCAGATTTTCCCGGCGAACTTCATCACGAACCGGATCTACGAGAACGACTGGGGTTACCTGCAAAAAGAAGGCATGCATTCGATCGTGACGTCCGGTTACGGCTTCTGGGGACTGCCGATGCGCATGGGGACCCGGTCGGAGATTACGATCATTAATGTGAGCTTCGAGTAG
- a CDS encoding BglG family transcription antiterminator: protein MDKPTGRLLPILKRLLASREGFVTVRDLSDELDVSERTIKRELPGVEHWLSARGASLIRKPGAGVRLEAAPPQLDALIEELSAAGPVRDYSKDERHYFLISELLLAAEPVKSYSFASQFKVTESTLSADLDRAEHWLEPFGLRLIRKPGYGVYVEGSENAIRSALIQLVYESIAEDQVAGLLSELPADPAADPERVRAHIRSRLLNLIDEEGALQLQRMVEELEQSLDLKLTDSAYIGLAVHLALALQRIRSGQRIVIEARVLDGLRNLPEFGQAQRLADRLEEMLGIDIPEDEVGYITMHLKGAETRPDSERDNYYDYVSFDLVRLARNMLKAAEAEFGYELKGSSKLFAGFVHHLGPAVERLRLGLDIRNPLLRQIREQYEDVFAIAAKCSRLLADYVDREVPDSEVGYIAMHIGAMSEYARAERPSPKVLIACASGMGTSGLLMARVRKEFPSFNLIGLASASEAAENDEADFIVSTVDVETDTPVVRVSVLLSFHDVENIRRFVNEQQRSFVKKKPRHNVQADLVGTLEEHRRTLDGILDLMKHVDIADGFASRSVGELIAAIAERFTESAADADVLERELHERERLGETVLSQDGLILLHCRSEVIGRLTLGIFRFPAGIDAESEDKPITLKAALLLLAPKSSGKSYLQAAGEISKSLIDKPGFAARLASAEPELLRGEIADMMRELYARKIEQYTLEVEQL from the coding sequence GTGGACAAACCGACCGGGCGACTACTGCCGATCCTGAAGCGTCTTCTCGCTTCACGGGAAGGGTTCGTTACGGTACGGGATCTGTCGGATGAATTGGACGTCAGCGAAAGAACGATCAAACGCGAACTTCCCGGCGTGGAACACTGGCTCTCGGCAAGAGGAGCTTCCTTGATCCGCAAACCGGGCGCCGGAGTCAGACTGGAAGCCGCTCCTCCCCAGCTGGACGCCCTCATAGAAGAACTGAGCGCGGCAGGTCCGGTCAGGGATTACAGCAAGGACGAACGGCATTACTTCCTGATCAGCGAGCTGCTGCTCGCGGCCGAACCTGTCAAATCGTACAGTTTTGCTTCACAGTTCAAAGTGACCGAAAGCACGCTGAGCGCCGATCTCGACCGCGCGGAACATTGGCTGGAACCGTTCGGTCTCCGCCTGATCCGCAAACCGGGATACGGCGTCTACGTGGAAGGCAGCGAGAACGCGATCCGCTCCGCCCTGATCCAGCTGGTCTACGAAAGTATCGCCGAAGACCAGGTGGCCGGGCTGCTGAGCGAATTGCCCGCGGACCCTGCGGCCGACCCGGAACGGGTCCGCGCCCATATCCGCAGCCGCCTGCTGAACCTGATCGACGAAGAAGGCGCCCTCCAGCTCCAGCGGATGGTCGAAGAGCTGGAACAAAGCCTCGACCTGAAGCTGACGGACAGCGCCTATATCGGACTGGCGGTTCATCTGGCGCTGGCGCTCCAGCGTATCCGTTCCGGGCAGCGCATCGTGATCGAAGCGCGCGTGCTGGACGGCCTGCGGAACCTGCCCGAATTCGGGCAGGCGCAGCGGCTGGCCGACCGGCTGGAAGAGATGCTCGGCATCGACATTCCCGAAGACGAAGTCGGCTACATCACGATGCACCTGAAGGGAGCCGAGACGCGCCCCGACAGCGAACGCGACAATTATTACGACTACGTCAGCTTCGACCTCGTCCGGCTTGCACGCAATATGCTCAAAGCCGCCGAAGCGGAGTTCGGCTACGAACTCAAAGGCAGCAGCAAGTTGTTTGCCGGCTTCGTCCACCATCTCGGGCCTGCCGTCGAACGGCTCCGGCTCGGACTGGACATCCGCAATCCGCTGCTCCGGCAGATTCGGGAACAGTACGAAGACGTATTCGCGATCGCGGCCAAATGTTCGCGGCTGCTCGCCGATTACGTCGACCGGGAAGTGCCGGATTCCGAAGTCGGCTACATCGCGATGCATATCGGCGCCATGAGCGAATACGCCCGGGCCGAACGCCCGTCCCCGAAAGTGCTGATCGCCTGCGCAAGCGGCATGGGTACTTCCGGGCTGCTGATGGCCCGGGTACGCAAAGAGTTTCCGTCGTTCAACCTGATTGGCCTCGCTTCCGCTTCGGAAGCGGCCGAGAACGACGAAGCCGACTTCATCGTCTCGACGGTGGACGTCGAGACGGACACTCCGGTCGTCCGCGTGTCGGTTCTGCTCTCGTTCCATGACGTCGAGAACATCCGGCGCTTTGTGAACGAGCAGCAGCGGTCGTTCGTCAAGAAAAAGCCGCGGCATAACGTGCAGGCCGACCTCGTCGGCACGCTCGAAGAACACCGCCGGACGCTCGATGGCATTCTCGATCTCATGAAGCATGTCGATATCGCCGACGGCTTCGCTTCCCGCAGCGTCGGCGAGCTGATCGCCGCCATCGCGGAACGCTTTACCGAAAGCGCCGCCGACGCGGACGTGCTCGAACGCGAACTGCACGAGCGCGAGCGGCTCGGCGAGACGGTGCTGTCGCAGGACGGACTGATCCTGCTGCACTGCCGCTCCGAAGTGATCGGGCGGCTGACGCTCGGCATCTTCCGCTTCCCGGCAGGCATCGACGCCGAATCGGAAGACAAGCCGATTACGCTCAAAGCGGCCCTCCTGCTGCTCGCGCCGAAAAGCAGCGGCAAGTCCTACCTCCAGGCGGCCGGGGAGATCAGCAAATCGCTGATCGACAAGCCCGGCTTCGCCGCCCGGCTCGCTTCGGCCGAGCCGGAACTGCTCCGCGGCGAGATCGCCGACATGATGCGCGAACTGTATGCAAGAAAAATCGAACAATACACATTGGAGGTTGAACAATTATGA
- a CDS encoding carbohydrate ABC transporter permease, with protein MAFKWLGRLIMLLYAAVIAAPLYFVVISAFKPTTAFFADPLGWPQPLTLENFRALFEQQPMLRYFGNSALVTLGTVALDLLLGSLIAYAIVRFGGRIGAFFFALYAAGLIVPTQVNMLPLYALVRKLGWSDHLLGLVVVSVALFLPLTVFMLTGFMRSLSREVLEAGSIDGASEWRLFARIAIPLSAPALSACATFLFVMSWNDLLMPLLLINSNSKLTLPLALMQFRGEYVTNYTTLLAGVILSAAPMLVLFLFLQRYFIAGMTAGAIKG; from the coding sequence ATGGCTTTCAAATGGCTCGGCCGGCTGATCATGCTGCTGTACGCGGCGGTCATTGCCGCGCCGCTGTATTTCGTAGTCATCTCGGCGTTCAAGCCGACGACGGCTTTCTTCGCCGACCCGCTCGGCTGGCCGCAGCCGCTGACGCTCGAAAATTTCCGCGCGCTGTTCGAGCAGCAGCCGATGCTGCGTTATTTCGGCAACAGCGCGCTCGTCACGCTCGGCACGGTGGCGCTCGACCTGCTGCTCGGCAGCCTGATCGCCTACGCGATCGTGCGCTTCGGCGGCCGGATCGGCGCGTTCTTCTTCGCGCTCTACGCCGCCGGCTTGATCGTGCCGACGCAGGTGAACATGCTGCCGCTTTACGCGCTCGTGCGCAAGCTCGGCTGGTCGGACCACCTGCTCGGCCTGGTGGTCGTGTCGGTGGCGCTGTTCCTGCCGCTGACGGTGTTCATGCTGACCGGCTTCATGCGCTCGCTGAGCCGCGAAGTGCTGGAAGCCGGCAGCATCGACGGCGCCAGCGAATGGCGGCTGTTCGCGCGCATCGCCATTCCGCTGTCCGCGCCCGCGCTGTCGGCCTGCGCGACGTTTCTGTTCGTCATGTCGTGGAACGATCTGCTCATGCCGCTGCTGCTGATCAACAGCAATTCCAAGCTCACGCTGCCGCTTGCGCTCATGCAGTTCCGCGGCGAATACGTGACCAATTACACGACGCTGCTCGCCGGCGTCATCTTGTCGGCGGCGCCGATGCTGGTGCTGTTCTTGTTCCTGCAGCGTTATTTCATCGCGGGCATGACGGCGGGAGCAATCAAAGGCTGA
- a CDS encoding carbohydrate ABC transporter permease translates to MKNNRLKHKRVLWLFLLPGTLLYLFLFAYPTLSGLFYSFTDWDSVSPSYNMVGLDNYKDSFESLVFRKTLLNNVKFMLSVVIVQTVVSLVLALLLSRNTRTRVFLRALYFLPAILSSVSVGLIWSFVYDPTIGMLNLGLRGAGLDGLAQNWIGDRKIALYAIAAVQVWAHAGQMMIVFIAGLQAIPGELYESARIDGGSRFQLFRKITWPLLAPSSAIVIAYTTIQSFKAFDLIFVMTDGGPNNATEILSTYIYHTAFGNYEFGLASAGSMIFLVVLAILTYLQFKALRTDRAF, encoded by the coding sequence ATGAAAAATAACCGATTGAAGCACAAGCGTGTCCTGTGGCTGTTCCTGCTGCCGGGCACGCTGCTGTATCTCTTCCTGTTCGCGTACCCGACGCTGTCGGGGCTGTTCTATTCGTTCACCGATTGGGACAGCGTCTCGCCGTCCTACAACATGGTCGGACTCGACAACTACAAAGACAGCTTCGAGAGCCTCGTCTTCCGCAAAACGCTGCTGAACAACGTGAAGTTCATGCTCAGCGTGGTGATCGTGCAGACGGTCGTCTCGCTGGTGCTTGCGCTTCTGCTGTCCCGCAACACGCGAACGCGCGTCTTCCTGCGCGCGCTGTATTTCCTGCCGGCGATTCTGTCGTCGGTCTCGGTCGGCCTGATCTGGTCGTTCGTCTATGACCCGACGATCGGCATGCTGAATCTGGGCCTGCGCGGAGCCGGTCTGGACGGCCTGGCGCAGAACTGGATCGGCGACCGCAAGATCGCCCTGTACGCGATCGCGGCGGTACAGGTGTGGGCGCACGCCGGCCAGATGATGATCGTGTTCATCGCCGGATTGCAGGCGATTCCGGGCGAGCTGTACGAGTCGGCTCGTATTGACGGCGGCAGCCGTTTCCAGCTGTTCCGCAAGATCACCTGGCCGCTGCTTGCGCCGTCGTCCGCGATCGTCATCGCCTACACGACGATCCAGTCGTTCAAAGCGTTTGACCTGATCTTCGTCATGACCGACGGCGGCCCGAACAACGCCACCGAAATATTGTCGACGTATATTTATCACACCGCCTTCGGGAACTACGAGTTCGGGCTCGCTTCGGCCGGCTCCATGATCTTCCTCGTCGTGCTGGCGATTCTGACGTATCTGCAGTTCAAAGCGCTGCGGACCGACCGGGCTTTCTAA